Proteins encoded by one window of Kribbella flavida DSM 17836:
- the glpX gene encoding class II fructose-bisphosphatase → MSDPTTPPAHLEVDEHAPDRNLALELVRVTEAAAMAAGRWVGRGDKNGADGAAVNAMRTLIGTVGMNGVVVIGEGEKDNAPMLYNGERVGAGDGPECDVAVDPVDGTTLVAKGMANGIAVMAVSPRNTMYDPSAVFYMEKLVVGPEAADVVDIRLPVAENIRRVAKAKGSSVDDVTVVLLDRPRHEEIAAQIRATGARIKFISDGDVAGAVEAARPDTGLDMLVGIGGTPEGIIAACAMKCLGGLIQGRLWPRDDDERQRAVDAGHDLDRVLTTDDLVGGDDCFFVATGITDGELLRGVRYGGSTARTHSLVMRSRSGTIRSIESVHQLEKLRAYSTIDFDHAR, encoded by the coding sequence ATGAGCGACCCCACCACACCCCCCGCCCATCTCGAGGTCGACGAGCACGCGCCCGACCGGAACCTGGCTCTGGAACTGGTCCGGGTCACCGAGGCGGCCGCGATGGCCGCCGGCCGCTGGGTCGGCCGCGGCGACAAGAACGGGGCGGACGGCGCCGCGGTGAACGCGATGCGCACGCTGATCGGCACCGTCGGGATGAACGGCGTGGTGGTGATCGGCGAGGGCGAGAAGGACAACGCCCCGATGCTCTACAACGGCGAGCGGGTCGGCGCCGGCGACGGCCCGGAGTGCGACGTCGCGGTCGACCCGGTGGACGGCACCACGCTGGTCGCCAAGGGCATGGCCAACGGCATCGCGGTGATGGCGGTCTCGCCGCGCAACACGATGTACGACCCTTCCGCCGTGTTCTACATGGAGAAGCTGGTGGTCGGTCCGGAGGCCGCCGACGTGGTCGACATCCGGTTGCCGGTCGCGGAGAACATCCGCCGGGTGGCCAAGGCGAAGGGCTCCAGCGTCGACGACGTCACCGTGGTGCTGCTCGACCGGCCGCGGCACGAGGAGATCGCCGCGCAGATCCGGGCCACCGGTGCGCGGATCAAGTTCATCAGCGACGGCGACGTCGCCGGCGCGGTCGAGGCGGCCCGGCCGGACACCGGTCTGGACATGCTGGTCGGCATCGGCGGCACTCCGGAGGGCATCATCGCCGCCTGCGCGATGAAGTGCCTCGGCGGCCTGATCCAGGGCCGGCTCTGGCCCCGCGACGACGACGAGCGGCAGCGCGCGGTGGACGCCGGCCACGACCTCGACCGGGTGCTCACCACCGACGACCTGGTCGGCGGTGACGACTGCTTCTTCGTCGCCACCGGCATCACCGACGGCGAGCTGCTGCGCGGCGTCCGGTACGGCGGCTCGACCGCGCGCACCCACTCGCTGGTGATGCGGTCGCGCAGCGGCACGATCCGCAGCATCGAGAGCGTGCACCAGCTCGAGAAGCTGCGCGCGTACTCGACCATCGACTTCGACCACGCCCGATGA